CGACCGTTCGTCTAAATCTCCCAGTTCTTTTTGGATTGCCTTGACCTGTTCTCTTAAATAATATTCCCGCTGGGTCTTATCCATTTCACCTTTGGCTTCAGCTTGAATTTTTTGCTGCATGGAAAGAACGTCGAGTTCCTTGGTTAAAACCTCGCTGACTTTTTTCAAGCGGGCCACGGGGTCAATCATTTCCAAAATCTCCTGGGCAATATCCACTTTTAATCCCAAATTGGAAGCAATCATGTCCGCTAACCGGCCGGGGTCTTCGATATTTTCAAGGATCACCATAATGTCAGGAACAACAATTCTTCCAAAATTAATTATTTTTTCAAGTTGTTCTTTAACCGTCCTCATGAGAGCTTCAACTTCCAAAGACGATTTTTCGTTCTTTTCTTCAATGATTTTTTCAATTTTAACCGTAAAGAACGGAGCCGTTTCGGCATATTCTATGATTTTTGCCTTTGAAATTCCCTGTACCAGGATTTTTATCCTGCCATCCGGAAGTTTTAACATTCGCATGATCATTCCAATTGTTCCGAGCGAATACATATCCTTGGAGGTAGGGTTTTCAATGTCGAGCGATTTTTGGGCGACCAGAAGAACCATTTTATTCGTTCCGAGGGCCGATTCGATGGCTTTAATCGACATTTCCCTCCCGACGAAAAGCGGAAGGACCATGAAAGGGAATACCACAATATCCCGAATCGGGAGAAGGGGAAGGATATCCGGAATCTCGGTTTGAGAGACTTCTGTTTCTGCTGATGTAGACAAGGGGACTCCCACAAAGCTTACTTGCTGGCGCCCGACCCTTCTTTAAAGGGATGGATGGTTTCGCAACGAAGCTCATTTTGATTGTTTTTTAAAAATCGTGTTCAAATGACGGGATGTCTTACCCCGTTTTTCATAATTTAAGCGATTTTAAATATTCTTGAAACTGTTTGCCAAATTCCGGATTTTTTAATCCGAATTCCACGTTGGCTTTTAACAAGCCCAGTTTGTCTCCGGCATCATGCCGTTTTCCTTCAATTTCAAAAGCATAAGAAGGATGCGTTTTTGCAAATGTTTTCAAACCGTCCGTCAGTTGAATTTCGCCGTTTTTCCCCGGTTGAGTTTTTTCGAGGATTTTAAGCACTTCCGGCGTTAAAATATAACGGCCGATGATCGCAATATCCGAGGGCGCTTCATGATACGCCGGTTTTTCTACAAGGTCTAGAATTTTGTAGACCCCTTTTTCCACAGGGGTCGCGGAAATAACGCCATACTGCTGAATTTCTTCCTTGGGAACACGATGAACGCCGACAATGGGCGCTTTAAAGCGCTGGTAAAGTTCAATCATCCGCAAAAGCGTAGGTTTTTCAGAATCAATGATATCGTCCCCTAAAAGAACGGCAAAGGGCTCATCCCCTATCAAATGGGCAGCGCATAGAATGGCGTGTCCTAAACCAAGCGCCTCTGGTTGTCGAACGTAACAGAACTTTGCGGAATTTGAAATCTGCCTCAGTTTTTCCAGAATGTCATTTTTACCGCTGTTTTTAAGATTTTCTTCCAGCTCAAAGGAAACATCAAAGTGGTCTTCGATCGCTCTTTTTCCCCTCCCGGTGACAATAATAATCTCTTCTACGCCCGAAGCAACCGCTTCTTCCACGACATATTGAATTAAAGGCTTATCTACCAGAGAAAGCATCTCTTTTGGAGAGGCTTTTGTGGCAGGGAGAAAACGTGTTCCAAGCCCTGCGGCGGGAATGATGGCCTTACGCGGAAATCGGAAAGGGTTCTTAGTCAGTTTCACTTAGCCAGACCCGTTCTAAAATGGTTGTTTGAAATGATAAGCGGAAAAATGAATCAGAAAACTCTTTAAATCATCATATAAGACAACCAAACCGAAAGTCAACTAACCTTTCCTTTGTGATATGGATAAAGGGCCCTATGCGGTATTGTTGACAGATGTTAATACATCGGGTACCTTTTCATGAAGAATTCCTCAGAAAGTTTTGTTAATCAAACATGTT
Above is a window of Nitrospirota bacterium DNA encoding:
- the galU gene encoding UTP--glucose-1-phosphate uridylyltransferase GalU — protein: MTKNPFRFPRKAIIPAAGLGTRFLPATKASPKEMLSLVDKPLIQYVVEEAVASGVEEIIIVTGRGKRAIEDHFDVSFELEENLKNSGKNDILEKLRQISNSAKFCYVRQPEALGLGHAILCAAHLIGDEPFAVLLGDDIIDSEKPTLLRMIELYQRFKAPIVGVHRVPKEEIQQYGVISATPVEKGVYKILDLVEKPAYHEAPSDIAIIGRYILTPEVLKILEKTQPGKNGEIQLTDGLKTFAKTHPSYAFEIEGKRHDAGDKLGLLKANVEFGLKNPEFGKQFQEYLKSLKL